A section of the Sedimentisphaera cyanobacteriorum genome encodes:
- a CDS encoding alpha/beta hydrolase: protein MKPVGLLFAIAAVSLFAAEPEEILGDYKIKFYESGVEYHFYDGVEYLGKDREEKLDIYSPVSTITKKRPAVLFIHGGAWRAGNRKMRNPADWARFFVEKGYVAVSIDYKLSEFEGRGPNNRLVKGAWRQNIYDCKSALRFMKSGIVNIDSERIAVMGSSAGGHLAMLLGYSASSKELNKGGLYKDKGNDVSCIINFYGVPDVRKQGGSMFIEAPRDERPEEWALASPVEHLAGSEPPILIIHGTKDRVVDIEHSRELAELLKEKELPFEHKFIEGAGHGFSVRANGINLMPAVGDFLKSNF from the coding sequence ATGAAGCCAGTCGGTTTGCTATTTGCAATAGCTGCTGTTTCATTATTTGCAGCAGAGCCGGAAGAGATTCTCGGGGATTATAAAATCAAGTTTTATGAATCCGGCGTGGAGTATCATTTCTATGACGGCGTTGAATATTTGGGCAAAGACAGAGAAGAAAAGCTCGATATATATTCGCCTGTAAGCACTATCACCAAAAAGCGACCTGCAGTTCTCTTTATTCACGGCGGAGCTTGGAGAGCAGGAAACAGAAAGATGCGGAATCCGGCAGACTGGGCACGATTTTTCGTTGAGAAGGGGTATGTTGCAGTAAGCATAGACTACAAGCTCAGCGAATTTGAAGGAAGAGGCCCAAACAACAGGCTGGTTAAAGGTGCATGGCGGCAGAACATCTACGACTGCAAAAGCGCACTTCGCTTTATGAAATCCGGGATTGTGAATATAGACAGCGAGAGGATAGCTGTTATGGGTTCATCAGCAGGCGGGCATCTTGCAATGCTCTTAGGCTATTCAGCCAGCAGCAAAGAGCTTAATAAAGGCGGACTGTATAAGGATAAGGGCAATGATGTAAGCTGCATAATCAATTTCTACGGCGTTCCGGATGTTCGCAAACAGGGAGGCAGTATGTTTATCGAAGCACCGAGGGATGAACGCCCCGAAGAGTGGGCGCTTGCCTCGCCAGTGGAACATTTAGCGGGTAGCGAGCCTCCGATACTGATTATCCACGGAACAAAAGACAGGGTGGTTGATATTGAACACTCGAGGGAATTAGCGGAGCTGCTGAAAGAGAAAGAGCTTCCGTTTGAGCATAAATTCATCGAGGGCGCCGGCCACGGCTTCTCAGTTCGGGCAAACGGGATAAACCTTATGCCGGCGGTAGGGGATTTCCTCAAGAGCAATTTCTAA
- a CDS encoding ABC transporter ATP-binding protein, which produces MLKKFIQYYKPHKGLLILSLGAAVIGSAITVFIPVITRRLLNDHLPEENMQAISISIAVLFGMVTAASILAFIRVKWGHILGVRMETDMRADIFRHIQKLSFNYFDNVKTGHIMSRISNDLNQIAEIAHHAPEDLLISAIVIIGAFIMMFSFNPILAGAALIPLIIIISWGILYGGMMRKGFRRVRRKIADINSSVENSVQGIREVKAFANEPEEIEKFHSVNYSFKRAKERMYGIMSIFFSVMTLLTESYFLVVICVGVFLIKADQLTAGDLVAFILYVHLILKPIQRLVNFSEQLQRGFACFERFIEIMEIEPDIVDCDSPVELSDVQGHIEFENLSFSYDGKNYVLKDLNLTIPANKTAALVGESGAGKSTIVSLVPRFYEPQNGRITIDGVDIMKLKRRFLRENIGIVQQSAFLFDATIRENIMYGKLDASEEEIIEAARKANILKYIQSLPDGFDTLVGERGVKLSGGQKQRLSIARVFLKNPPIFIFDEATSALDSESEALIQSSLELLSKDRTTIVIAHRLSTVRDADKIIVLKDGRKTEEGSHEELIASGGQYHSFYTMNVL; this is translated from the coding sequence ATGCTGAAAAAATTCATACAATACTACAAGCCCCATAAGGGGCTTCTGATTCTCTCGCTCGGTGCAGCGGTTATAGGCTCCGCTATTACCGTTTTTATCCCCGTAATCACAAGAAGACTGCTGAATGACCATCTCCCCGAAGAGAATATGCAGGCCATAAGCATCAGCATTGCCGTGCTGTTTGGTATGGTTACTGCCGCATCAATACTTGCATTTATACGTGTGAAGTGGGGGCATATCCTCGGCGTACGTATGGAAACGGATATGCGCGCAGATATATTCCGTCATATCCAGAAGCTCAGCTTCAATTATTTTGACAACGTAAAAACCGGCCATATTATGAGCCGAATCTCCAACGACCTCAACCAGATAGCGGAAATCGCTCATCACGCCCCAGAAGATCTGCTCATTTCGGCGATTGTGATTATCGGCGCATTCATAATGATGTTCAGCTTCAATCCGATTCTTGCGGGGGCGGCGCTTATCCCGCTGATAATTATTATTTCCTGGGGCATACTCTACGGCGGGATGATGCGAAAGGGCTTTCGGCGAGTGCGAAGGAAGATTGCCGATATCAACAGCTCCGTTGAGAATTCTGTGCAGGGGATCAGAGAGGTTAAGGCGTTTGCCAACGAGCCGGAAGAGATTGAAAAATTCCACTCTGTAAACTACAGCTTCAAAAGAGCCAAGGAGCGTATGTACGGGATTATGAGCATTTTCTTCTCGGTGATGACTCTGCTGACAGAATCGTATTTTCTCGTTGTGATTTGCGTTGGCGTGTTTCTGATAAAGGCAGACCAGCTCACAGCGGGCGATCTTGTGGCATTTATACTGTACGTGCACCTTATCCTGAAACCCATACAGAGGCTTGTTAATTTTTCAGAGCAGCTTCAGAGGGGGTTTGCCTGCTTCGAGAGATTCATTGAGATTATGGAAATCGAGCCGGATATAGTTGATTGCGACAGCCCTGTAGAGCTCAGCGATGTTCAGGGGCATATTGAATTTGAAAACCTTTCCTTCAGCTACGACGGTAAGAATTATGTTTTGAAGGATCTCAACCTCACCATACCGGCGAACAAAACAGCCGCTCTGGTGGGCGAATCGGGAGCGGGCAAATCTACGATTGTATCGCTTGTGCCCAGATTCTATGAGCCGCAGAACGGCAGGATAACCATCGACGGGGTGGATATAATGAAGCTCAAGCGAAGGTTTCTCCGCGAGAATATTGGAATCGTTCAGCAGTCTGCTTTTCTCTTCGATGCAACGATTCGCGAGAACATAATGTACGGAAAGCTCGACGCCTCGGAAGAGGAAATAATAGAAGCTGCCCGAAAGGCAAATATCCTCAAATACATACAGTCTCTGCCCGACGGTTTTGATACTCTTGTTGGAGAAAGGGGCGTAAAGCTTTCAGGCGGACAGAAGCAGAGGCTCTCCATCGCGAGGGTGTTTTTGAAGAATCCTCCGATATTTATCTTCGATGAGGCCACAAGCGCTCTGGACTCAGAATCCGAAGCCCTGATACAAAGCTCTCTTGAGCTTCTCAGCAAAGACCGAACGACGATTGTTATCGCCCACCGCCTCTCAACTGTGCGGGATGCGGATAAGATTATCGTTCTCAAAGACGGCAGGAAAACAGAAGAAGGCTCCCACGAAGAGCTGATCGCCAGCGGAGGCCAGTACCACAGCTTCTACACTATGAACGTGCTGTAA
- a CDS encoding type II secretion system protein codes for MNNKAFTLIELLVVISIIALLMAILMPALGRAREQAKMTV; via the coding sequence ATGAATAATAAAGCTTTTACGCTGATTGAGCTTTTGGTGGTAATCTCAATCATAGCCCTTTTGATGGCTATCTTGATGCCCGCTCTGGGCAGGGCGAGGGAGCAGGCAAAAATGACCGTCTGA
- the murC gene encoding UDP-N-acetylmuramate--L-alanine ligase — protein sequence MKSFAGKKYYFVGAGGIGMSGLAMVLLRSGAEIYGSDRQGGFVIEKLNSLGADIKIGHMKEWLQAAGEMDAVVISAAVGSDNPELKYAKEKGFRVLKYAQMLGQIVDQHKGIAFAGTHGKSSTSGWAAFMLSRLEYSPNYIVGADIKQLEGSSGVGKGNDFIVEACEYDRSFINIRPETAVITNIDLDHLDYYRDIDDIIGAFSEFLAGVKPGGKIILNADDRYYKPLLESYYERMKSFGREPADIITYGIEANADYKASGLKLEDGTYSFELCYDGYPTGRIHIELPGVHNVYNCLAAIAALGSQGVETEGLIRTAGLFEGIDRRLMVLAERQGIKLIDDYAHHPTEIRASLAAVRQMYRPQRIVCVFQPHQYSRTRFFMDDFAQSFELSDLVIVPEIYFVRDTLESTKQVSSQDLVAKIKEKGSEAVFIDSFTGILSYLKENINSGDVVITMGAGDIWKVAEDYIKWLRTGS from the coding sequence ATGAAGAGCTTTGCAGGGAAAAAATATTACTTTGTCGGAGCGGGCGGTATTGGCATGAGCGGCCTTGCGATGGTGCTTCTGCGCAGCGGTGCTGAGATCTACGGTTCAGACCGGCAAGGCGGTTTTGTAATAGAAAAGCTCAACAGCCTCGGCGCTGATATAAAGATCGGGCATATGAAGGAGTGGCTTCAGGCTGCGGGAGAAATGGATGCGGTTGTAATTTCTGCGGCTGTAGGAAGCGATAATCCCGAGCTGAAATACGCAAAGGAAAAGGGCTTCCGCGTGCTAAAATACGCCCAGATGCTCGGTCAGATAGTAGATCAGCACAAGGGAATCGCATTCGCGGGCACACACGGAAAAAGCTCCACCAGCGGCTGGGCGGCATTTATGCTTTCTCGTCTGGAATATTCGCCCAATTACATTGTGGGCGCAGATATCAAGCAGCTCGAGGGCTCAAGCGGGGTTGGCAAGGGAAACGATTTTATCGTGGAGGCCTGCGAATACGACAGAAGCTTTATCAATATCCGCCCGGAAACAGCCGTTATCACCAACATAGACCTCGACCATCTGGACTACTACCGTGATATTGATGATATTATCGGCGCCTTCAGCGAGTTTCTTGCGGGGGTTAAGCCTGGCGGGAAGATTATTCTGAATGCAGACGACAGATACTATAAGCCCCTGCTTGAGAGCTACTACGAGCGAATGAAATCGTTCGGCCGAGAGCCGGCAGATATTATTACCTACGGCATTGAGGCCAATGCTGATTATAAGGCATCCGGCCTGAAGCTTGAGGACGGAACTTACAGCTTTGAGCTCTGCTACGACGGCTACCCAACCGGACGTATTCACATTGAGCTTCCCGGGGTGCATAATGTTTACAACTGCCTTGCAGCGATAGCAGCCCTCGGCAGTCAGGGCGTTGAAACTGAGGGGCTCATCAGAACTGCCGGGCTCTTCGAGGGGATAGACAGAAGGCTTATGGTGCTTGCTGAAAGGCAGGGGATAAAGCTAATAGACGACTACGCCCACCACCCCACTGAGATCAGGGCATCGCTTGCGGCAGTTCGCCAGATGTATCGCCCGCAGAGAATCGTATGCGTTTTCCAGCCGCATCAGTACAGCAGAACCAGATTTTTTATGGACGATTTCGCCCAAAGCTTCGAACTCTCAGACCTTGTGATAGTTCCTGAAATATATTTCGTACGCGATACCCTCGAGAGCACAAAGCAGGTGAGCTCGCAGGATTTGGTGGCAAAGATCAAAGAAAAAGGCAGCGAGGCGGTGTTTATAGATTCGTTCACCGGCATACTCAGCTACCTCAAGGAAAATATCAACAGCGGGGATGTGGTGATTACCATGGGTGCAGGCGACATCTGGAAAGTGGCAGAGGACTACATCAAATGGCTTCGCACTGGAAGCTGA
- a CDS encoding sulfatase-like hydrolase/transferase has product MKNLSRRSFMKSIGSAAAVFASGGCGNISAITSSNSIKRPNILLILGDDIGRETISCYGGESYSTPNIDKLAAEGMRFKNCYATPICSPTRVELLTGKYSFRNYTKWRELKDDQTTFPQILQQNGYRTAIAGKWQLEDWDEQPKGIEKAGYDEYLSLDHPKMLSYSKRDEGNVFWKIPTLYKNGKHIDPGYEYAEDLFYEFTKDFISRDSEKPWLMEYHMNLCHRPFMPTPDSDVIKEGGKSAIDKFLGFEGETKYFSDMLSYADKLVGKLVEVLEKTGQRDNTLVIFTADNGTDNVWEAKQLRSEYRNRMVEGGKYKTSDLGAAVPFIANCPGMLKSGVVTEELIDFSDILPSFCDAAGARLPEGLETDGRSFIPLLKGDSSNARDWIYSWGGFIKTSRRYKDPVKYKDEHLHIIRNKRWKYYSDGRIFDIINDPFEENPFKESENEQADKAREYLEAELAKLRSSGRRLW; this is encoded by the coding sequence ATGAAAAATCTGAGCAGACGCAGCTTTATGAAATCCATCGGCTCGGCCGCAGCGGTTTTTGCCTCAGGCGGATGCGGAAACATCAGCGCTATAACATCATCTAACAGTATCAAAAGGCCGAACATACTGCTCATCCTCGGAGATGATATAGGCCGAGAAACAATCTCCTGCTACGGCGGGGAGTCTTACAGCACACCGAACATAGACAAGCTCGCTGCAGAGGGTATGCGTTTCAAGAACTGCTATGCAACACCGATCTGCTCGCCAACGAGGGTAGAGCTGCTCACGGGGAAATACAGCTTCCGCAACTACACAAAATGGCGCGAACTCAAAGACGACCAAACCACCTTCCCGCAGATCCTCCAGCAAAACGGATACCGCACCGCAATTGCTGGGAAATGGCAGCTTGAAGACTGGGATGAACAGCCCAAAGGCATAGAAAAGGCCGGCTACGATGAGTATCTTTCATTAGATCACCCCAAAATGCTCTCTTATTCAAAGAGGGATGAAGGAAACGTTTTCTGGAAGATTCCAACTCTTTACAAAAACGGCAAACATATAGACCCGGGATACGAATACGCCGAGGATTTATTCTATGAGTTTACCAAAGACTTCATATCCCGAGACTCAGAAAAGCCCTGGCTTATGGAATATCATATGAATCTCTGCCACCGCCCGTTTATGCCCACGCCGGACAGCGATGTGATAAAAGAAGGCGGTAAATCCGCCATAGATAAATTCCTTGGCTTCGAAGGCGAAACAAAGTATTTCAGCGATATGCTCAGCTATGCAGACAAGCTCGTTGGAAAGCTTGTTGAAGTGCTTGAAAAGACAGGACAGAGAGATAATACGCTCGTGATATTCACCGCCGATAACGGCACAGACAATGTTTGGGAGGCAAAGCAGCTCCGTTCAGAATACAGAAATCGTATGGTGGAGGGCGGAAAATACAAGACATCCGACCTCGGGGCAGCTGTTCCGTTTATTGCGAACTGTCCGGGTATGCTGAAAAGTGGGGTGGTTACTGAGGAACTGATAGACTTTTCCGATATCCTTCCCTCGTTCTGCGATGCTGCAGGAGCAAGACTGCCCGAAGGGCTGGAAACAGACGGAAGAAGCTTTATTCCCCTGCTCAAAGGCGACAGCTCAAACGCCAGAGACTGGATTTACTCTTGGGGCGGTTTTATCAAAACCTCACGCAGATACAAAGACCCCGTTAAATATAAAGACGAGCACCTGCACATAATACGAAATAAGAGATGGAAGTATTATTCCGACGGCCGAATTTTCGATATAATAAACGACCCGTTTGAAGAGAATCCTTTCAAAGAAAGCGAAAACGAGCAGGCAGACAAGGCCAGAGAATACCTAGAAGCAGAGCTTGCAAAACTGCGGTCTTCAGGCAGGCGTTTGTGGTAA